The Bacteroidota bacterium genomic interval CGGTCGCGGTATGGCTTGTCCCGCTGATCGCTGGCACGGGCTGGACGCCGCTCGTGGATGCCGCGTCTCAGCAGACGGTGGGGCACTTCACCGAGTTCGGGGGGACCGTCTACGCCGAGGACGCGGGGCTCGGGCTGCGGCTGGTGCACGCTGTCGAGTCGGTCTGGGCTGACGGGCTAGGCGGGTGGTGGCTGGGACGTCACCTGCTGACCGGGTTCGCCAGCGCGAGCCTGCTCATCGGCCTGGTCGCGGGTACCCGCACGGTCGTTTTTGCGGCGCACCGCAGCGCCCGAGCACGGCACACGCTGATCTGGCTCGCGGCCTCGGCGGTGACCTACGGCGTGTGGATGGTGCTCTTTCAGAACGTGATCTACAAGAGTCGTCATGCGCTCCCGCTCATCGCGCTCGTGTTGTTGGTCGTGGCCGTTGGTTGGGCACAGCTCTGGCAGAAGCCGGGGCGCTACGCGCGGGTCCGGCGCTGGGCCGTGGCACTTGGGTACGGCGCGGTGGCGACCGTGGCGATCACGCTGGCCGTGCAGCACCGGCAGCCGTCGGCTATCGCGCAGGCGACGACGCACCTCCATGCCTTCACCGCTGGGCGTGCCGATCTCCACATCGTCACGACGCCGCTCGTACGCTACACACTAGCCTCCCAGGGCGTCGAGGCGATCTTCCTCGACCCCAGCCTCGAAGCAGACCGCGGGCGCCTTGCGCTTCTACAGGACGTACCGGTCGTGTCCGTGGGTGCGCCGCTCGGTGCAGCGATAGGCGAAGGATGGGTCCTCGCCGAGGCGAATACGTTCTACCATAACCCCTACGTCAACCGCATGTGGGCCGCGTTGCCGGTGTATGTCTACGCTCCGTCACACAACCCCCTCTCCGATGCGTGACCCGGTGCACATCCTCGGCGGCGGGCTCGCTGGGCTAGCAACCGCGTACTACGCACAGCGGCACGGCCTCGCGCCGACGGTGTTCGAGGCCGCGCCGACGCTGGGCGGCAACGCGCGGACCTTGCGCTTCGAGGACGCGCTGGTGGACACGGGTGCCCACCGTCTTCACGACAAGCACGCTGGGGCGACGGCGGCCTGGCACGCCCTCCTCGGCGATGCGCTGCGACGCGTAGAGGCTCCGAGTGAGATCCGCTACCAGGGGCGCGGCATTGCCTTCCCGTTGCGCCCACTTGACGCTGCCCGGCAGCTCGGGCCACGAACGCTGGCGCGCGTCGCCGTCGAAGTCCTCCCACGTCTGCTGCGCCGGTCAGGGCCTCCGGCTACGTTCCGCGACCTTGCGCTTGACCGCTACGGGCCTACGCTCGCCGAGTCCTTTCTGCTCAGCTATTCTGAGAAACTGTGGGGCCTCGCCGCCAATCGCCTGGACCCGCAGGTGGCAGGTGGGCGGCTGCGCGGGCTGACCGTCGGCACCTTCCTCCGCGAGTTCGCTGGGCCCCGTACCGCGACGGCTCACCTTGACGGGGTGTTCTTATACCCGCAGCACGGTTTCGGCATGCTCGCCGACGCGCTTGCAGAGGCGGTCGGCCCGGATCACCTCCGCACGAACGCGCGGGTCACCCGCGTCGGGTACACATCCACAGACGAAGGACGAACCGTCCAGGCAGTTGTCGTCAACCATGGGGCGCCGGTGCCTGTGACGCAGGTCGTGTCCACGCTGCCGCTGTCCCTCCTGCTCGGCCTGCTCGACCCGGCACCGCCCGCGGCCGTTCGGGAGGCCGCGGCGAGACTGCGCTACCGGCATGTCCGGCTGGCCATATTGCGGCTGGGCCGCCCCAGCTATTCGTCACACGCCTCGCTCTATTTCCCCGAGCCGTCGCTCCCATTCACGCGGCTCTACGAACCGAAGAACCGCAGTCCGGAGATGGCTCCGTCGGATCGGACTGCGCTGGTCGTGGAGGTACCATGTAGCGCGAGGGATGCCTGGTGGACCCACGACGACGAGAGCTTCACGGAGGCGCTGCTCGCGCACCTTCGTCGTGCGCTAGGGGCGCGGCTCGACCCGGTGCTGAGCATGCATAGCCTCCGGCTCCCGCACGCCTACCCGGTGCTAGAGGTTGGGCACCGAGTCTACGTGGAGCGCGTGCAGGCATACCTCCGCCGCTTCACGAATCTCACGCTCGCAGGGCGGGCCAGCACGTTTCGCTACCTGCACACCCACGACCTGTTCGCAGAGGCCGAGTCGTGGGCGTCGAGGCACGCGGCGCTGCGGTCCGTCGCGCGATCACGCACGGGAACGAGGCTGCGTGCCGAGGGCTAGTGCTGGACGGCCCTCGAAGGTGTGGCCAGGGTGCACAGTTGTCCGATCCTGCGCGAAGCACACCTGGTGCATCCCGGGGAGAAGACGGTCGTAGCTCCAGAACTTCTCGGCGCTAAAAAAGCAGCACCCCTCCTTCCCATGAGCGAGCTGCACGCGTCTGGCCTCTGTGTCCTGACCCCACCTCGAACCGCCTGCCACCCATGCTCCGCAGCTACTTCACCGTCGCGTGGCGCGCGCTCCGTCGCCAGCCCGGCTACGCGTTCATCAACATCTTCGGGCTCGCCATCGGCATCGCGTGCTTTGTGTTGATCGTGCGCTACGTGCAGGACGAACTCGCCTACGACCAACACCACGCCAACGCCGACCGCATCTACCGCGTCGTCGAGATCATCGAAGGCGCGGAGGAGTCGGCCAGCCAGCCGCTGCCGGTCGGGGAAACGATTTGGACGGACCACGACGCGCAGGTGGAGGCGTCGGTGCGGTTTTTCAACCTCCAGCAGCCAACGGTCACGTTCGAGTACCGCCCGCCCACGGATGGCCTCGTCGGCGCAGACAGTGCCGCCGCCGTGCAGGCGGGCCTGATCCGCCACAACGAGGCCCGCTTCTTCTTCGCCGACTCGTCGCTCTTCGACGTGTTCGACGTGGAACTGCTCGCGGGCGATCCGAGCCGCGCGCTCACCGAGCCGATGACGCTCCTCATCACGCCCGCCATCGCGGCGAAGTACTTCGGCGAGGACGACCCCATCGGGCAGACGCTCACCTTCGAGGGGCAGGGGCAGTTCGAGGTCACGGGCGTCGTCGCGCCGCAGCCGGACCAGTCGCACATCCAGTACGACATCCTCGGCGCGTTCGTCACGTTGAACCAGTGGATGGGGCCGAACCTCACGGAAAACTACTACTGGAACCCGGCCTGGACCTACGTGCTGCTCCGCGGGGGCGTCGCGCCGACGGCGCTGGAGGCGCAGTTCCCGGCGTACGTGGACCGCTACTTCCCCGACTTCATCAAGGCCGACGTGCGGCTCTACCTCCAGCCGCTCACCGACATCCACCTCCGCTCGGCACTCGACTTCGAGATGGCGCCCAACAGCGACATCGCGTACGTCTACATCTTCTCCGCGATTGCAGTCTTCGTGCTGCTCATCGCGTGCATCAACTTCATGAACCTCGCCACGGCGCGGAGTGCACAGCGGGCGAAGGAGGTCGGGATGCGCAAGGTGCTCGGTGCGGAGCGGGGGCAACTCGTCCGGCAGTTCCTCGGCGAGTCGATCCTGACAACGCTCGCGGCGCTCGTGCTAGCCGTGCCGCTCATCTTGCTGCTGCTGCCGTTCCTGAACGAACTCGCGGGCAAGGCGCTGAGCGTCAACCCCATCGAGCACCCGACGGTGCCGCTGAGCCTTCTTATGGTCGTGCTCGTTGTGGGCGTGCTCTCAGGGCTGTATCCGGCCGTGTTCCTCTCCGGCTTCCGCCCGGCGAAGGTGCTCAAGGGCGACCTCCGCGTGGGCAACCTCAAAGCGTCGGCCGTCCTCCGGAAGGGCCTCGTCGTGGCGCAGTTCGCGCTCTCCATCGCGCTCCTCGTCGGGACGTTCGTCGCGTTCCAGCAGCTTGGTTACCTCCAGTCGAAGAACCTCGGCTTTGAGGAGGAGCAGGTCGTGCTCGTGCCCACGCAGCGCTCGCCGATCATCCAGCAGTACGACGCCTTCCGCAGTGCGCTCCAGCAGCACCCCGGCGTGCTCGCCGTGACGGCGACAGAGGACGTGCCCGGCAGCAAGTACCAGACGAACTCGTACGGCCTCGACGGCCAGGAGGACCGCGTCCAGTTCCCCCGACTCTTAGTCCACGACGAGGTTGTGGAGGCGCTCGCGCTCGACCTGGTCGCCGGGCGTGGGTTCTCGCAGGACTTCGGCACCGATTCGTCTGCCGTGATGGTCAACGAGGCGATGGTGCGCCACCTCGGGTGGGAGAGCCCGGAGAACGCGCTTGGCCGCACCTTCGACGACCGCACCGTGATCGGCGTGACCTCGGACTTTCACTACACCTCGCTACGCACGCCCGTGGGGCCGTTCGTGCTCGACCGCTTCGCGGCGAACAACTTCGGCTTCTTCGGGCGCTACCTCGTCATCCGCCTCGACGCGGGCAACCCCACGGCCGCGCTCGACCACATCGCGGCCCAGTGGGCGGCGTTCGTGCCGGAGAAGCCGTTTGAGTACACCTTCCTCGACCAGAGCCTCGCGCAGCTCTACCGCGCGGAGCGGGCGCTCGGGCGCGTGGCGGCGGGCTTCGCGCTCTTCGGCATCCTCGTGGCGTGTCTCGGCCTGCTGGGCATGGCGAGCTTCACCGCGGAGCAGCGCACGAAAGAGATCGGCGTGCGCAAGGTGCTCGGCGCGAGCGTGGGCAACCTGATCCTGCTCCTCTCGCGCGAGTCCGTGCAGCTCGTGCTCGTGGCGATGGTGGTCGCTTGGCCGCTCGCCTACCTCGGCCTCACGCGCTGGCTCGACTCGTTCGCCTACCAGACAAGTCTCAGCCCGATCCCGTTCGTGCTGGCGGGCCTGATCGTGCTCGGCGTGGCGTTCGGGACGGTGAGCCTGCAAGCCCGACGCGCTGCGATGACGGACCCCGTAGCTGCCATTCGGCGCGGGGAATAGGGAGGTGGTTGCAGCGGTATACTTCCACGTATGCGCTGCTTCCACCCGTTCCCCCGACTGATGCGTCGTCTGCTTTTTGTTTTCGCGCTTGCTTTCGCGCTTCCCGCACTTGCCCAGCCCGCTATCGAGCGCGTCGAGCCTGCGTTCTGGTGGGCGGGGATGGTCCACACCGAGTTGCAGGTGCTCGTCTACGGCGACGACCTCGCCGGAGCCCGCGTGTCGCTCGACGCCTACCCCGGCGTGACGCTCCGCGAGACAGTCGCGGTAGAGAGCCCGAGCTACGTTTTCCTGACGCTCGACCTCGCGCCGGACGTGCAGCCGGGCACGCTCACGTTCCGCTTCGATCATCCCGATGGCGCCCTCACGCACGCCTACGAGCTACGCCCGCGTACCCGCCAGCCGGGCACCTACGCGCAGGGCTTTTCGAGCGAGGACGTGATCTACCTCATGATGCCCGACCGCTTCGCCAACGGCGATGTCGCCAACGACTCGATCCCGGGCTACCTAGAAGGCGTCGACCGCAGCGACGTGAACGCGCGCCAGGGCGGCGACATGCGCGGCGTGATCGACCGCCTCGACTACCTCGATGACCTCGGCCTCACCGCGATCTGGTTCACGCCCGTCTTCGAGAACGACATGACGCCCGAATACGGCGCCTATCACGGCTACGCGGCGACCGACATGTACGCCATCGACCCGCGCTTTGGGACCAACGACGAGTTTATCGAACTGGTCGACGCCTGCCATGCGCGCGGGATGAAGGTCATCATGGACATGATCCACAACCATGTCGGCGACCGTCACTGGTGGATGGCCGACCCGCCGACGTCGGACTGGTTCAACAGCTGGGAGGAATACGGCCAGACCAACTACGTCGGCGCGGCGGCGCTCGACCCGTACGCGTCCGATAGCGACCGTGATCGGCTGCTCAATGGCTGGTTCGTCCGCGAGATGCCCGACCTCAATCAGAAGAACGAGTTGCTGGCGCAGTACCTCCTCCAGAAGACCGTCTGGTGGATCGAGCACTCCGGCATCGACGGCATCCGGATGGACACCTACGTCTACCCCGACAAGGACTACATGGCGCGCTGGGTGGACTATGTCATGGCCGAGTTTCCCACGTTCAACATCGTCGGCGAGGCGTGGCTGCAGCGGACGGCGCACCAAGCCTACTGGCAGACCGGCTTCGAGGGGCACACCGACGGCTACGACGCGCGCCTCCGCAGCGTGACTGACTTCCAGGTGCACTATGCCCTCGTCCGCGGTTTCCAAGACCACAGCAGCCTCTTCGAGCTATACATCCAATTGTCGCAGGACTACCTCTACGACCACCCCAACGACCTCGTCACCTTCCTCGACAATCACGACGTGCCGCGCTACCGCACGCAGGTGGGCGGCGATGCCGCAGCCGTACGCATGGCGCTCGCGGTGCTCTTGACCACGCGCGGCATCCCTCAGGTCTACTACGGCACCGAACTCGCCTTCGAGAACGACGGCGACGAGGCGCTCGGCCACGGCGTACGCCGTCAGACGATGCCCGGCGGCTGGCCCGACGACGACCGCAGCGTGTTCGAGGCGGCGGACCGTACGCCCGAGGAGGCGCTGACCGTCGAGCACTTCCGTGCGCTCGCGCAGTGGCGGAAGACTGCTGAAGTGGTGCACGACGGTCGGCTCACGCAGTTCGTCCCGCGCAACGGCACCTACGTCTACTTCCGCTGGGAAGATGAGCCGAACGGCGATGCGGTGATGGTGGTCGTCAACCGCAACGACGAGCCCTACGATCTCGGCCTCGACCGTTTTTCGGAGCGGCTCCAGGGCGTCACCTCAGGCCGCGATGTCGTGTCTGGTGAGCGCTACATCCTCGACGGTGAAAAGGTCACGCTCCCTGCACGGACGACGCTGGTGCTCGAGTTGAGCCGTTGACTCTGCCGGACAGTCTAGCGTCGGTGCTGTAAACGCGTTAGCCGGTCGGTATACAGAAGCTGGTGCCGTTCGCTGGCCTCGGCCCAGGAGCGAGGCATTGCGTGCTTGCCTAACACGACTTCGTCGATGGCTGCCCGCACTTGGTGTGCGCAAATGTTTGGGCTGATCTGTCCGATGCCTGTGCCGAGGCCAGGAAACGCGACGGAGCGAACGCGATCCGAGACAGGAACGCCATCAGTGAAAGTGCCGTCGCGCAGCAACAGCAGAACCGCACGGGCCGCCAGATAGGGGTTCACTGAGTCTCGTAGAATCATAGGCACGCGCATGGTGGGTGCCGCTATCAGGTGACGGATCGTCGAGGCTCCCGTCGGGAGTATCGCAGCCGTACCGACAAGCAACTCACCGGCGTGTTGCTCCACGATGACCTCGCGCAAGCGATCCTGAAGCTGGCGACCAAAATGGTCGAGGTAGACCGCGTCGATCCCGCCATCCATGAAGCCGAAACTGTTGGCTGGGCTGACTACAGCATCCACGTTCAGGTCCAGGATGGAGCCTTCGTGCACCTCGGCAAAGGGGAGGTCGCTGCAATGCGCACGCCACGCCCGTGCCATCGAAGGTTGGACGGCCGCCAACACGATGCGCATAGGGCTTAAGGTGGCGGGATTGTTCATGAGCGATGCTGTCGAGGAGGTAGGACGTGGCTTCAGAACCGAAGCGCGGGCGCTACCGCGGGCGGAGCCAGGGGAGCGGGTCTTGCTCGTCGTTGCCGTCGTAGAGGGCGAAGAACACGCCAGCGCCACGCGGTGTGGTCGCCGTACCGGCACGACCGATGACTTGGCCGCTTCGCACGCGGTCGCCGGGCGCCACGCTCACGAGCGAGAGGTTGCCGTAGACCGTCTTCACGTCGCCATGCTCGATGATGAGGTAGCTGCCGAACGACGGCATCCGCGAGGCGCGCGCGACAACGCCGTCGAACACCGAGCGCACCTCGGCCCCCGCCGCTGTGCTGATGTCGATGCCGGGGGCGGTCGTGATGGTGTTGGTGACCGGGTTGGTGCGCTGGCCGTAGCGTCCCACCAGCGTGCCGAGGGCAGGCCAAGGCAGACGGCCCCGGTTGTCGCGGAACGAGCCCGAGAGCCGAGCGGCGCGGGCAATTTCTGCCTCGGAACGCGTATCGGCTGGGTTGAGGGCCTCACTGCGTTCTGTCTGAATGAGGGCGCTGATACGCGTACGCAGTTCCGTGGCATCGGCTTCGCGCTGGCGGATCTCAGCTTCGAGCGCCGCCCGCTGCCCCGAGAGTTGCGTCACCAGGGCCGTCCGCTCGTCCTTGCGTGAGGCGATTTCAGACTGCTCGCTTCGCTCGCGCGCAATGAGTCCCTGCACGTCTCCTTTGGCGGCGTCCAACTCGATGCGCTGCGCTTCGAGCGCGGCGGTACGTTCGCGGACGCGGTCCATCTGGCGCTGCCGGTCCTCCGTGAAGCGGCGGAGGTAGCGCGCCCGTACGAGCGCCTGGGTCACGGACTGCGCCGAGAGGATCAGCGCGAGGTCGGACAGGCGGCTCCGTTTGTAGGCGGATCGGGCCCGCGTCGCATACGATTCACGCAGCGACTCGATCTCGGCCTCCAGGGCGTCGACGCCGCGCTGGAGCGAGTCGGTGCGCGCATTTAGGAGGCGGAGTCGCCCGCGATAGGAGGCGATCAGGTCTTCCCGCAACCCCAACTCGGCGTCGAGTTCGCGCAGCGTCGCCATGGCCGTTTGCTCATCGGCCCGCGTGGCATCGATGCGGGCGGAGAACTCCTCGATTTCGCTCTCCAGGTCGCGGAGGGCGTTCTGGGACTGGATGCGCTCGGAGAGCGTGCTTTGTGCCCAACTAAGCGGAGCTAGCGCAACGAGCGACCCGAGCACGAGCAGGCGCAGCGGTAAAGCAGACAGCATGAGTAGCAAGGCGAGGTGTGCGACGAGAGCGAACGGTCGGTAGGAGGCTGACGACCGTCAACGTGGTGGGGCAAGCATTATTCCACGCGTTCCACGTCCATCCCCTGTGGTCGCGGGCTCGGAAACGTGAGTGCTGGTGGATTGACCGTCAGCTTGACGTGCTCGAAGATGACCGTCGCCTCCTCACTCGGCGCCTGGATCATCACGCGGCGCGGCACGACGATGCCATCGATCTGGTCGAAGGACGAGAACGTGCGGATGCTGAGGATCTCCCCAGCCGGACCGTAGTCGACGGCCTCGACGACGCGCCAGAGCGCGGGGTCCACGCGGAGGCGCTGCTCAACGGGGCCACTCGGCGTCGCGAGCGTCGTGGCGAGGAGGTAGTGTGCGCTGTCACTGGCGACCGTCCAGTCGGCGTCAGCCAGCGGGGTGACCGTGCCCGTCAGGCTCGCGAACAGATCGCGGCTCGACGGCGGAAGCGGGACAAACCGGGAGGCGGCGTCGAGCGGTCCGGTGTAGTAGGTCCCGCCGAAGGTGTAGGCGACGTAGAACGAGTCGGGCGTGACGAGGCCTTCGCCCACGCGGATGCCAAAGGGGCCAGACAGCGAGCCAAACAGCGAGTCGGCAGACTGCCGCAGGCGAGCTGAGAGCGTCGCGCGTTGTCCAGGGCGCTCGACCTTGATGCGACTCTGGCTCTCGAACGTCTGGAGCGGCTGCGCTTCCAACCGCACGGCTTCGACGATGGCGGCGGCTGGGTGGTTGGGGAAGGCGTCCGGGAGTTCAGCGTCCGGCGCGTCGCTCACGAGTTGGCTCGTCCGGCATCCGGCGGCTGCCATGAGCACGCCCGTCAAGAGCAGACAAGATCCCAGTCGAACGTGGCGCATGTGGTGCAGAAGGCGTGGCGGTGGAGGGGAAAGCTAGCACGAAGCCGACGGGGGCGTTCGCCTCGTCACTTGTGTGCAGCACGACGCTCAAGGCGCGCGCGTGAGCTTTTCGCGGAGGACGGCGTTGTTGGGATCCAAGACGAGTGCCTGCTCCCAGGCGATTCGGGCGGCCTCGCCGTTTCCGAGTGCGCTCTCCGCATCGCCGAGGCGCTCGAGTTGTGTAGCCGAGGGGGCGTCGAGGGTGCGCAGGGCATACGCGGCGTCGCGGGGGCGGTCGGCTTCGAGATAGGCGACGCTGGCAGCGTCCACCAACGTCGGCTGGCCGGGAAAGAGGAGCAGAGCCTCATCG includes:
- a CDS encoding FAD-dependent oxidoreductase, translating into MRDPVHILGGGLAGLATAYYAQRHGLAPTVFEAAPTLGGNARTLRFEDALVDTGAHRLHDKHAGATAAWHALLGDALRRVEAPSEIRYQGRGIAFPLRPLDAARQLGPRTLARVAVEVLPRLLRRSGPPATFRDLALDRYGPTLAESFLLSYSEKLWGLAANRLDPQVAGGRLRGLTVGTFLREFAGPRTATAHLDGVFLYPQHGFGMLADALAEAVGPDHLRTNARVTRVGYTSTDEGRTVQAVVVNHGAPVPVTQVVSTLPLSLLLGLLDPAPPAAVREAAARLRYRHVRLAILRLGRPSYSSHASLYFPEPSLPFTRLYEPKNRSPEMAPSDRTALVVEVPCSARDAWWTHDDESFTEALLAHLRRALGARLDPVLSMHSLRLPHAYPVLEVGHRVYVERVQAYLRRFTNLTLAGRASTFRYLHTHDLFAEAESWASRHAALRSVARSRTGTRLRAEG
- a CDS encoding FtsX-like permease family protein translates to MLRSYFTVAWRALRRQPGYAFINIFGLAIGIACFVLIVRYVQDELAYDQHHANADRIYRVVEIIEGAEESASQPLPVGETIWTDHDAQVEASVRFFNLQQPTVTFEYRPPTDGLVGADSAAAVQAGLIRHNEARFFFADSSLFDVFDVELLAGDPSRALTEPMTLLITPAIAAKYFGEDDPIGQTLTFEGQGQFEVTGVVAPQPDQSHIQYDILGAFVTLNQWMGPNLTENYYWNPAWTYVLLRGGVAPTALEAQFPAYVDRYFPDFIKADVRLYLQPLTDIHLRSALDFEMAPNSDIAYVYIFSAIAVFVLLIACINFMNLATARSAQRAKEVGMRKVLGAERGQLVRQFLGESILTTLAALVLAVPLILLLLPFLNELAGKALSVNPIEHPTVPLSLLMVVLVVGVLSGLYPAVFLSGFRPAKVLKGDLRVGNLKASAVLRKGLVVAQFALSIALLVGTFVAFQQLGYLQSKNLGFEEEQVVLVPTQRSPIIQQYDAFRSALQQHPGVLAVTATEDVPGSKYQTNSYGLDGQEDRVQFPRLLVHDEVVEALALDLVAGRGFSQDFGTDSSAVMVNEAMVRHLGWESPENALGRTFDDRTVIGVTSDFHYTSLRTPVGPFVLDRFAANNFGFFGRYLVIRLDAGNPTAALDHIAAQWAAFVPEKPFEYTFLDQSLAQLYRAERALGRVAAGFALFGILVACLGLLGMASFTAEQRTKEIGVRKVLGASVGNLILLLSRESVQLVLVAMVVAWPLAYLGLTRWLDSFAYQTSLSPIPFVLAGLIVLGVAFGTVSLQARRAAMTDPVAAIRRGE
- a CDS encoding glycoside hydrolase family 13 protein — protein: MRRLLFVFALAFALPALAQPAIERVEPAFWWAGMVHTELQVLVYGDDLAGARVSLDAYPGVTLRETVAVESPSYVFLTLDLAPDVQPGTLTFRFDHPDGALTHAYELRPRTRQPGTYAQGFSSEDVIYLMMPDRFANGDVANDSIPGYLEGVDRSDVNARQGGDMRGVIDRLDYLDDLGLTAIWFTPVFENDMTPEYGAYHGYAATDMYAIDPRFGTNDEFIELVDACHARGMKVIMDMIHNHVGDRHWWMADPPTSDWFNSWEEYGQTNYVGAAALDPYASDSDRDRLLNGWFVREMPDLNQKNELLAQYLLQKTVWWIEHSGIDGIRMDTYVYPDKDYMARWVDYVMAEFPTFNIVGEAWLQRTAHQAYWQTGFEGHTDGYDARLRSVTDFQVHYALVRGFQDHSSLFELYIQLSQDYLYDHPNDLVTFLDNHDVPRYRTQVGGDAAAVRMALAVLLTTRGIPQVYYGTELAFENDGDEALGHGVRRQTMPGGWPDDDRSVFEAADRTPEEALTVEHFRALAQWRKTAEVVHDGRLTQFVPRNGTYVYFRWEDEPNGDAVMVVVNRNDEPYDLGLDRFSERLQGVTSGRDVVSGERYILDGEKVTLPARTTLVLELSR
- a CDS encoding macro domain-containing protein; the protein is MNNPATLSPMRIVLAAVQPSMARAWRAHCSDLPFAEVHEGSILDLNVDAVVSPANSFGFMDGGIDAVYLDHFGRQLQDRLREVIVEQHAGELLVGTAAILPTGASTIRHLIAAPTMRVPMILRDSVNPYLAARAVLLLLRDGTFTDGVPVSDRVRSVAFPGLGTGIGQISPNICAHQVRAAIDEVVLGKHAMPRSWAEASERHQLLYTDRLTRLQHRR
- a CDS encoding peptidoglycan DD-metalloendopeptidase family protein, which codes for MLSALPLRLLVLGSLVALAPLSWAQSTLSERIQSQNALRDLESEIEEFSARIDATRADEQTAMATLRELDAELGLREDLIASYRGRLRLLNARTDSLQRGVDALEAEIESLRESYATRARSAYKRSRLSDLALILSAQSVTQALVRARYLRRFTEDRQRQMDRVRERTAALEAQRIELDAAKGDVQGLIARERSEQSEIASRKDERTALVTQLSGQRAALEAEIRQREADATELRTRISALIQTERSEALNPADTRSEAEIARAARLSGSFRDNRGRLPWPALGTLVGRYGQRTNPVTNTITTAPGIDISTAAGAEVRSVFDGVVARASRMPSFGSYLIIEHGDVKTVYGNLSLVSVAPGDRVRSGQVIGRAGTATTPRGAGVFFALYDGNDEQDPLPWLRPR
- a CDS encoding DUF4292 domain-containing protein → MRHVRLGSCLLLTGVLMAAAGCRTSQLVSDAPDAELPDAFPNHPAAAIVEAVRLEAQPLQTFESQSRIKVERPGQRATLSARLRQSADSLFGSLSGPFGIRVGEGLVTPDSFYVAYTFGGTYYTGPLDAASRFVPLPPSSRDLFASLTGTVTPLADADWTVASDSAHYLLATTLATPSGPVEQRLRVDPALWRVVEAVDYGPAGEILSIRTFSSFDQIDGIVVPRRVMIQAPSEEATVIFEHVKLTVNPPALTFPSPRPQGMDVERVE